The window GTCGCCGGGTGGGGCGGGCTTTCCTGGGGCCTGTGGGTCCTTCATCGTTGATGGGTCCGATGGGGTGGGGTGTTATCCGAAGGCGGTGCGGACGCGGTGCCAGGCGGCGGCGATCGCCGCCGCCCAGCGCCAGGTGGCATCGATGCGTAGCCGCAGTTGGCGGGCGCCGCGGGTGATACGGGCGGCCACGTGCAGGACCCGGTAGCGGAACGTGGTGATCTCGACGCGGGCCAGAGCGCGATCGCTGGCGAACCCGATGAGGCGGGTCCAGGTGACCAGGTCAGCGGCGGCCAGGACGATTTCGAGCCAGGCAGCATTGGCCCAGAAGGAGTGGCAGGGCAGGTTACGCAGCCCGGTGGCTTTGAGTTCGCGGATACGGTCCTCGACGCGGGCGTGCTGGCGGTGCCGTAGTTCCAGACCGGCGACCTGACCGGGTACGACACCCGGTGGTGTGTCGGTGATGAACGCGGTGACCCGCATGCCGTCGGCGTCGGTGAACCGCAACTGCGCGCCGGGGTGGGGGCGTTCTTTACGCAGGATCAGCCGGGTCCCTTCGGGCCAGGAGGCCAGGTTGACCAGGTCGGTGGCTTCAGCGACCCACGCGCCGTCGCGGATCCCGCCGTCGGTGTCGATCGCTGGATACCAGCAATCGCCGAGGTTGAGGGTGTCCACGGCGTCCTGGACGCGGGTATCGACGGGGTACCCGAAGGAGAACCCGGCCCCGGCGGCCCGGCACGCTGCGGCGAATTTGTGGGTGGATCCGGCGGTATCGCAGCGCACCAACACCTTCGGGGCCTCGGGGTTGTCGGGATCGTCGGGGTTGGGCCGCCACGCCGCTGGCAGCGATGCCAAAGCCTGGTGCAGGACGATGATGTGGTCGGAGGCGGTGTTGGAGCCGGCGTTACCGTTGCGCAGCAACCCGGCCAGGGCTTCGCCGCCGGCGATGTCGGGGCGGTCCAGAAACGCCAGCAGCGGGTGCAGCCCGAACGTTTTCTTCCAGGTCGGCGCAGCCCCGGCCTTGTTGTCGGAGTGATCGATCACCAGCGTGGCATCGATGTCGATATGCAGCCAGCCGCCGGTGGTGGGGGCGGCTCCGACAGCCCAGGCCGCTGCCCGCGCCGCGGCTCGGGCTGCGCGCACCCCGGGTAGATGCGCGGCATCGATCCGCTCATCGATCAGCCGCCACATGGTGGTCGTTGAGGCCTTGGCCCCCAGGACGTGCTCCCGGTCACCGCACAGCTGACCGACCGCGTCGATGCAGTCCGCGCCGTCGGCGACCGCGGCCGCCAGATCAGCGAACACCTCCCCAGGCGCATACACCCACGGGCCGCGGTAGGTGTCGGCCAACGCGGCCGTGACCTGCGCCGATAAGCCGGTCCGGTCGGCAAGCTCACGCAGCATGCCCATCCCGGCATGCGACACAACGCCATGGCCGTCGGCGGAAACTTTCACCGGCGATGCCGCCGCGATATTCTTCACCTGCGAAGTGCCTTCCCGTCAGGGTTTTTGAACCGTAGAGAAGTCCAATTATTCCTTGCAGGACAGGCACTTTCGCTTATCTACACACCCCCACAGTCAACATTCCACGAAAAATCCGGGTTAGTCAGGAATGCTGACTAATTTAGTCAGGGCCTCGTACTAAAGTCAACGCATGGACGAGATCCCGGCGACAGCGGTTCTGATGTTCATGGCACACCGGGACGTGGAGACCCGGGTGATGGCCGCGCTGGGGCAGGCGGGCCACGACGACATCACGATGGCCCAGTCACGCCTGATGCAGCGGCTCGATCCCGGCGGTATGCGGCTGACCGAGCTTGCCGAACAGGCACGCGTGACCAAGCAGACGGCGGGCGCGCTCATCGATCAGCTCGAGCGCTCCGGATACGTGACGCGACTCCCCGACCCCACCGACGCACGTGCCCGGCTCGTCACATTGAGCGACCGAGGCGTGGAGATGTGCCGGCGGGCCGGCGCCGAGGTCGGCCGCGTCGAAGCCGAATGGCGTGAACGACTCGGCGACACGGCTTTCGACGCCATGCGCGACGCGCTCGTCACGCTGGCGTCGGAGTAGCCGACTCAGTCGTGGTCGTTGCCGCCAGGGGTGTTCTTGGAGACCTGGACCAGGAACTCATAGTTGTTCTTGGTCTTGCGCAACTGGCTCATCAACAAATCGATGGCCTGGTGCGGATCCAGTCCGGACAGCACGCGACGCAGCTTGTGCACGACGGCGAACTCGTCTGTCGAGAGCAGCAGCTCGTCCTTGCGGGTGCCTGACGGGTTGACGTCGACGGCCGGGAAGACGCGCCGCTCGGCGATCTTGCGATCGAGCTTGAGCTCCGCGTTGCCGGTGCCCTTGAACTCCTCGAAGATCACCGTGTCGCCGGTGGACCCGGTCTCGACCATTGCCGTGGCGATGATCGTCAGCGAGCCGCCCTCTTCGATGTTGCGAGCCGCGCCGAGGAATCGCTTCGGCGGGTAGAGGGCCGTCGAATCGACGCCACCGGACAGGATTCGGCCCGACGCCGGGGACGCGTTGTTGTACGCGCGACCCAGACGGGTGATCGAGTCGAGCAGCACCACGACGTCCTTGCCCTGCTCGACGAGACGCTTGGCCCGTTCGATGGCGAGCTCAGCAGCCTGGGTGTGGTCAGACGGCGGCCGGTCGAAGGTCGAGGCGATGACCTCGCCCTTGACCGAGCGCTGCATGTCGGTGACCTCTTCAGGGCGCTCGTCGACGAGCACGACCATCAGATGGCACTCGGGGTTGTTGCGGGTGATCGCGTTGGCGATGTCCTGCATGATCGTCGTCTTACCGGCCTTCGGCGGGGACACGATGAGTGCGCGCTGCCCCTTGCCGATCGGCATGATGAGGTCGATCACACGCGTGGTCAGCTTGTCGCTGCTCGTTTCGAGGCGCAGTCGCTGGTTCGGGTAGAGCGGGGTGAGCTTCGTGAACTCGGGGCGCTTCTTGGCCTCTTCCACGGGCTTGCCGTTGACCGTGTCGAGCCGCACCAGCGGATTGAACTTCTGCCGGGGGTTCTTGTCGCCACCGCCCTCGTTGTCACGGGGCACGCGGACCGCGCCGGTGACGGCATCGCCGCGGCGCAGACCGTTCTTCCGGACCATGTTCATGGACACGTACACGTCGTTGGGGCCGG is drawn from Mycolicibacterium gilvum and contains these coding sequences:
- a CDS encoding IS1380 family transposase; translation: MKNIAAASPVKVSADGHGVVSHAGMGMLRELADRTGLSAQVTAALADTYRGPWVYAPGEVFADLAAAVADGADCIDAVGQLCGDREHVLGAKASTTTMWRLIDERIDAAHLPGVRAARAAARAAAWAVGAAPTTGGWLHIDIDATLVIDHSDNKAGAAPTWKKTFGLHPLLAFLDRPDIAGGEALAGLLRNGNAGSNTASDHIIVLHQALASLPAAWRPNPDDPDNPEAPKVLVRCDTAGSTHKFAAACRAAGAGFSFGYPVDTRVQDAVDTLNLGDCWYPAIDTDGGIRDGAWVAEATDLVNLASWPEGTRLILRKERPHPGAQLRFTDADGMRVTAFITDTPPGVVPGQVAGLELRHRQHARVEDRIRELKATGLRNLPCHSFWANAAWLEIVLAAADLVTWTRLIGFASDRALARVEITTFRYRVLHVAARITRGARQLRLRIDATWRWAAAIAAAWHRVRTAFG
- the rho gene encoding transcription termination factor Rho, which gives rise to MTDTDLFTAGGNADSGEMPNTVTADISTSAPADSAPAAAPARRGGSLTSMVLPELRAMAKEIGVEGASGMRKGELIAAIRERRGEANGSAETKKGDAPTSAPAETAAGSATDSGQAPAAAQAGQDEAAEPQPQQRRRERRGASRDQGGPSSAEQAQPQETADGAQDDAGETEGRRRRSQQDAQGGRDEARESKGADQTTKADSDGGNRGDGGDQQGGGQNRNRNDNRGDSNRGNDNRGNDNRGDSNRGNDNRGNDNRGNDNRGGGGDNDDDGEGRQGRRGRRFRDRKRRERGGDGGGGERDTELREDDVVQPVAGILDVLDNYAFVRTSGYLAGPNDVYVSMNMVRKNGLRRGDAVTGAVRVPRDNEGGGDKNPRQKFNPLVRLDTVNGKPVEEAKKRPEFTKLTPLYPNQRLRLETSSDKLTTRVIDLIMPIGKGQRALIVSPPKAGKTTIMQDIANAITRNNPECHLMVVLVDERPEEVTDMQRSVKGEVIASTFDRPPSDHTQAAELAIERAKRLVEQGKDVVVLLDSITRLGRAYNNASPASGRILSGGVDSTALYPPKRFLGAARNIEEGGSLTIIATAMVETGSTGDTVIFEEFKGTGNAELKLDRKIAERRVFPAVDVNPSGTRKDELLLSTDEFAVVHKLRRVLSGLDPHQAIDLLMSQLRKTKNNYEFLVQVSKNTPGGNDHD
- a CDS encoding MarR family winged helix-turn-helix transcriptional regulator, whose translation is MDEIPATAVLMFMAHRDVETRVMAALGQAGHDDITMAQSRLMQRLDPGGMRLTELAEQARVTKQTAGALIDQLERSGYVTRLPDPTDARARLVTLSDRGVEMCRRAGAEVGRVEAEWRERLGDTAFDAMRDALVTLASE